In Zingiber officinale cultivar Zhangliang chromosome 11B, Zo_v1.1, whole genome shotgun sequence, a single window of DNA contains:
- the LOC122033672 gene encoding serine/threonine-protein kinase PRP4 homolog isoform X4 has protein sequence MASLISASVHLTGRMDVDSLDVENGTSFKSELDDNSYGNKDEQKEKSLKEAKEEEEMQDFADQEKLRSAALPVAVVSEGLQSPTTIPSSGISLSLIDKNEETGQHLPFESDNHSQVKSDSNDNVEKSSHSFEEPASNVGHQECHDEEQGTSGNNLSGDLHGVSADQIVKNERPLVDSSLLSIENDFNSQSEKSEFDNDVNKGGNVSHNMEEREDDHIVGVANLDDREPLKDSFVEQSLPTDRSPKPPTLERELSVHTEKSPDPNHSAAGEQLLNGISEEKLARSPKHTPLEKHSVKRKRDSQESLSPPSIKSPRGRATHKETHHRDSSLRKKASASPRSRESPRRKERSTSRSPVRRKDTSGSGHKRDRRGRSRSRSPYARDQHRRSPSRRRHSPRYRSPPSYHSRHRSSRRPWSPPTNRNTGVGKPGRNLFVAGFSYVTTERDLEKKFSRFGRVTDVRIVRDNRSGDSRGFGFLSLERDEDADAAIRALDQSEWNGRIVLVEKSKTGAR, from the exons ATGGCCAGTTTAATATCGGCTTCAG TACACTTAACAGGAAGGATGGATGTGGATTCTCTTGATGTTGAGAATGGGACCTCATTCAAGTCAGAGTTGGATGATAACTCATATGGAAATAAGGATGAACAGAAGGAAAAAAGTTTAAAAGaagccaaggaggaagaagagatgcaAGATTTTGCAGATCAGGAGAAGCTTAGATCAGCTGCACTTCCTGTTGCTGTTGTTAGTGAAGGATTGCAATCACCAACCACCATACCAAGCTCTGGAATTTCATTGTCGCTCATAGACAAAAATGAAGAGACAGGTCAGCATTTGCCATTTGAGTCTGATAACCATTCACAGGTTAAGTCCGATTCTAATGATAATGTTGAAAAGAGTAGTCATAGCTTTGAGGAACCAGCCTCAAATGTTGGGCATCAGGAATGCCATGATGAGGAACAAGGAACTAGTGGTAACAATCTTTCTGGTGATCTTCACGGTGTTAGTGCTGATCAAATAGTGAAAAATGAAAGGCCATTAGTAGACTCATCTCTTTTGTCTATTGAGAATGATTTCAACTCTCAATCTGAAAAGTCTGAGTTTGATAATGATGTAAACAAAGGTGGAAATGTTAGTCACAATATGGAAGAGAGGGAAGATGATCATATAGTTGGTGTTGCAAATTTGGATGACAGAGAACCTCTTAAAGATAGTTTTGTGGAGCAATCTTTGCCAACTGATAGAAGTCCAAAACCACCTACATTGGAGAGAGAATTATCTGTTCATACAGAAAAATCTCCTGACCCCAACCATTCAGCAGCAGGAGAGCAGCTACTGAATGGGATCAGTGAGGAAAAATTAGCCCGTTCGCCCAAACATACACCTCTTGAAAAGCATTCTGTGAAACGAAAGAGAGATTCTCAAGAGAGTTTGTCTCCTCCAAGTATTAAATCTCCTCGAGGCAGGGCAACACATAAAGAAACTCATCACAGAGATTCTTCTCTGAGAAAAAAGGCATCAGCTTCACCTCGAAGCCGGGAATCTCCACGGAGGAAAGAGAGATCAACATCTCGATCACCTGTAAGGCGGAAAGATACTTCTGGATCTGGACATAAAAGAGATCGCCGTGGTAGATCTCGGTCCAGATCTCCCTATGCAAGGGATCAGCATAGAAGGTCTCCAAG TAGGAGAAGGCATTCTCCAAGGTACAGATCTCCACCAAGTTATCATTCTCGTCATCGGTCATCTAGAAGGCCATGGTCACCACCAACTAACCGCAACACTGGAGTGGGTAAGCCTGGGCGGAATTTGTTTGTTGCTGGTTTTAGCTATGTTACCACTGAAAGAGATTTGGAGAAGAAATTTTCTAGGTTTGGACGTGTAACAGATGTTCGCATTGTTCGTGATAACAG ATCAGGGGATTCTCGTGGCTTTGGGTTTTTATCCTTAGAAAGGGATGAAGATGCTGATGCTGCGATACGTGCTCTTGATCAATCTGAGTGGAATGGGAGGATTGTCCTGGTGGAGAAGTCTAAAACTGGGGCTCGCTGA
- the LOC122033672 gene encoding serine/threonine-protein kinase PRP4 homolog isoform X8, producing MVVTGSPMMLILHRSALPLVKQRLLAFGVEVFGKILKAISTTLGRSIKVHLTGRMDVDSLDVENGTSFKSELDDNSYGNKDEQKEKSLKEAKEEEEMQDFADQEKLRSAALPVAVVSEGLQSPTTIPSSGISLSLIDKNEETGQHLPFESDNHSQVKSDSNDNVEKSSHSFEEPASNVGHQECHDEEQGTSGNNLSGDLHGVSADQIVKNERPLVDSSLLSIENDFNSQSEKSEFDNDVNKGGNVSHNMEEREDDHIVGVANLDDREPLKDSFVEQSLPTDRSPKPPTLERELSVHTEKSPDPNHSAAGEQLLNGISEEKLARSPKHTPLEKHSVKRKRDSQESLSPPSIKSPRGRATHKETHHRDSSLRKKASASPRSRESPRRKERSTSRSPVRRKDTSGSGHKRDRRGRSRSRSPYARDQHRRSPSRRRHSPRYRSPPSYHSRHRSSRRPWSPPTNRNTGVGLDV from the exons ATGGTGGTGACTGGATCGCCAATGATGTTAATTTTACACCGTTCCGCTCTCCCTCTTGTGAAGCAGCGGCTTTTGGCATTCGGAGTCGAGGTATTTGGAAAAATCCTCAAAGCAATCTCAACCACCCTCGGACGATCGATCAAGG TACACTTAACAGGAAGGATGGATGTGGATTCTCTTGATGTTGAGAATGGGACCTCATTCAAGTCAGAGTTGGATGATAACTCATATGGAAATAAGGATGAACAGAAGGAAAAAAGTTTAAAAGaagccaaggaggaagaagagatgcaAGATTTTGCAGATCAGGAGAAGCTTAGATCAGCTGCACTTCCTGTTGCTGTTGTTAGTGAAGGATTGCAATCACCAACCACCATACCAAGCTCTGGAATTTCATTGTCGCTCATAGACAAAAATGAAGAGACAGGTCAGCATTTGCCATTTGAGTCTGATAACCATTCACAGGTTAAGTCCGATTCTAATGATAATGTTGAAAAGAGTAGTCATAGCTTTGAGGAACCAGCCTCAAATGTTGGGCATCAGGAATGCCATGATGAGGAACAAGGAACTAGTGGTAACAATCTTTCTGGTGATCTTCACGGTGTTAGTGCTGATCAAATAGTGAAAAATGAAAGGCCATTAGTAGACTCATCTCTTTTGTCTATTGAGAATGATTTCAACTCTCAATCTGAAAAGTCTGAGTTTGATAATGATGTAAACAAAGGTGGAAATGTTAGTCACAATATGGAAGAGAGGGAAGATGATCATATAGTTGGTGTTGCAAATTTGGATGACAGAGAACCTCTTAAAGATAGTTTTGTGGAGCAATCTTTGCCAACTGATAGAAGTCCAAAACCACCTACATTGGAGAGAGAATTATCTGTTCATACAGAAAAATCTCCTGACCCCAACCATTCAGCAGCAGGAGAGCAGCTACTGAATGGGATCAGTGAGGAAAAATTAGCCCGTTCGCCCAAACATACACCTCTTGAAAAGCATTCTGTGAAACGAAAGAGAGATTCTCAAGAGAGTTTGTCTCCTCCAAGTATTAAATCTCCTCGAGGCAGGGCAACACATAAAGAAACTCATCACAGAGATTCTTCTCTGAGAAAAAAGGCATCAGCTTCACCTCGAAGCCGGGAATCTCCACGGAGGAAAGAGAGATCAACATCTCGATCACCTGTAAGGCGGAAAGATACTTCTGGATCTGGACATAAAAGAGATCGCCGTGGTAGATCTCGGTCCAGATCTCCCTATGCAAGGGATCAGCATAGAAGGTCTCCAAG TAGGAGAAGGCATTCTCCAAGGTACAGATCTCCACCAAGTTATCATTCTCGTCATCGGTCATCTAGAAGGCCATGGTCACCACCAACTAACCGCAACACTGGAGTGG GTTTGGACGTGTAA
- the LOC122033672 gene encoding serine/arginine repetitive matrix protein 1-like isoform X9 produces MVVTGSPMMLILHRSALPLVKQRLLAFGVEVFGKILKAISTTLGRSIKVHLTGRMDVDSLDVENGTSFKSELDDNSYGNKDEQKEKSLKEAKEEEEMQDFADQEKLRSAALPVAVVSEGLQSPTTIPSSGISLSLIDKNEETGQHLPFESDNHSQVKSDSNDNVEKSSHSFEEPASNVGHQECHDEEQGTSGNNLSGDLHGVSADQIVKNERPLVDSSLLSIENDFNSQSEKSEFDNDVNKGGNVSHNMEEREDDHIVGVANLDDREPLKDSFVEQSLPTDRSPKPPTLERELSVHTEKSPDPNHSAAGEQLLNGISEEKLARSPKHTPLEKHSVKRKRDSQESLSPPSIKSPRGRATHKETHHRDSSLRKKASASPRSRESPRRKERSTSRSPVRRKDTSGSGHKRDRRGRSRSRSPYARDQHRRSPRRRHSPRYRSPPSYHSRHRSSRRPWSPPTNRNTGVGLDV; encoded by the exons ATGGTGGTGACTGGATCGCCAATGATGTTAATTTTACACCGTTCCGCTCTCCCTCTTGTGAAGCAGCGGCTTTTGGCATTCGGAGTCGAGGTATTTGGAAAAATCCTCAAAGCAATCTCAACCACCCTCGGACGATCGATCAAGG TACACTTAACAGGAAGGATGGATGTGGATTCTCTTGATGTTGAGAATGGGACCTCATTCAAGTCAGAGTTGGATGATAACTCATATGGAAATAAGGATGAACAGAAGGAAAAAAGTTTAAAAGaagccaaggaggaagaagagatgcaAGATTTTGCAGATCAGGAGAAGCTTAGATCAGCTGCACTTCCTGTTGCTGTTGTTAGTGAAGGATTGCAATCACCAACCACCATACCAAGCTCTGGAATTTCATTGTCGCTCATAGACAAAAATGAAGAGACAGGTCAGCATTTGCCATTTGAGTCTGATAACCATTCACAGGTTAAGTCCGATTCTAATGATAATGTTGAAAAGAGTAGTCATAGCTTTGAGGAACCAGCCTCAAATGTTGGGCATCAGGAATGCCATGATGAGGAACAAGGAACTAGTGGTAACAATCTTTCTGGTGATCTTCACGGTGTTAGTGCTGATCAAATAGTGAAAAATGAAAGGCCATTAGTAGACTCATCTCTTTTGTCTATTGAGAATGATTTCAACTCTCAATCTGAAAAGTCTGAGTTTGATAATGATGTAAACAAAGGTGGAAATGTTAGTCACAATATGGAAGAGAGGGAAGATGATCATATAGTTGGTGTTGCAAATTTGGATGACAGAGAACCTCTTAAAGATAGTTTTGTGGAGCAATCTTTGCCAACTGATAGAAGTCCAAAACCACCTACATTGGAGAGAGAATTATCTGTTCATACAGAAAAATCTCCTGACCCCAACCATTCAGCAGCAGGAGAGCAGCTACTGAATGGGATCAGTGAGGAAAAATTAGCCCGTTCGCCCAAACATACACCTCTTGAAAAGCATTCTGTGAAACGAAAGAGAGATTCTCAAGAGAGTTTGTCTCCTCCAAGTATTAAATCTCCTCGAGGCAGGGCAACACATAAAGAAACTCATCACAGAGATTCTTCTCTGAGAAAAAAGGCATCAGCTTCACCTCGAAGCCGGGAATCTCCACGGAGGAAAGAGAGATCAACATCTCGATCACCTGTAAGGCGGAAAGATACTTCTGGATCTGGACATAAAAGAGATCGCCGTGGTAGATCTCGGTCCAGATCTCCCTATGCAAGGGATCAGCATAGAAGGTCTCCAAG GAGAAGGCATTCTCCAAGGTACAGATCTCCACCAAGTTATCATTCTCGTCATCGGTCATCTAGAAGGCCATGGTCACCACCAACTAACCGCAACACTGGAGTGG GTTTGGACGTGTAA